A window from Kluyveromyces lactis strain NRRL Y-1140 chromosome E complete sequence encodes these proteins:
- the RTC5 gene encoding Rtc5p (similar to uniprot|Q12108 YOR118W Saccharomyces cerevisiae Hypothetical ORF), which yields MGQSTSKEHENARTNESKLKGESLMDFFNDRCLKQLTTAELISFKNNIPEGKELNDYVEVSDISRMYYIPKDSAVMLSVFMNMFHTLANFPLLQDSYEKVTFKTLLKATLLLVKERAIKYTDWKKYNDLKMLFITLSLEKNIKAEPLMDSSALSDCKDWKGVIRSYNGTDFDELKVNANNLLHFLALILALSRCCILNNCKIDNDVLAKSLEDFKHQALNIVRTMNPEIISMSDCLDSSITYTQFSMAVNDVAPNLLNPLKMLMEHVLYMDRDLVDADVLQPISNPTKIVNESELSQLATFLPKEIVFSRFQKLYVGRESGFSMRSFQSKVFKWMAPTILFVEGMRIRDEDDEDGDAYAVKNPRYRNFLQEYGKLKSEDQHLDTLSKKKRKLLFAVCIRDPWKVSNKDLFGDSSTKIIQLHPRQEIFDADPFKTGNVYFNTVGGGIGIGSSQPIIKANGKKYFPGNVSLTIDSSLEFGIFRHLGAGGSFKPGRLISGRGEERNSFEYRFIIQDVEVWGCGGEKELEEQVKQWQWEEAEAKRRQKINLQSMGEDRALLEMAGLVGQHQSGGSI from the coding sequence ATGGGCCAATCAACTTCTAAAGAGCATGAAAATGCTAGGACAAATGAATCTAAACTAAAAGGAGAATCTTTAATggattttttcaatgacaGATGCTTAAAACAATTAACTACTGCTGAACTAATTTCGTTCAAGAACAATATTCCTGAGGGCAAAGAACTAAACGATTATGTCGAGGTTTCAGATATTAGCAGAATGTATTATATCCCGAAAGATAGTGCTGTAATGTTATCGGTATTTATGAATATGTTTCATACTCTAGCGAACTTTCCACTTCTACAAGATTCCTACGAAAAGGTTACTTTCAAAACCTTGTTAAAGGCCACGCTATTACTAGTCAAGGAAAGAGCCATCAAGTACACCGATTGGAAAAAGTacaatgatttgaaaatgctATTTATTACGCTCtctttggaaaagaatatcaaagCTGAACCTCTCATGGACTCTTCGGCTCTATCTGATTGTAAGGATTGGAAAGGGGTCATTAGATCTTATAACGGAactgattttgatgaattgaaagtaAATGCAAataatcttcttcactttttGGCATTGATATTGGCTCTTTCTCGCTGCTgcattttgaacaattgtaAAATTGACAATGATGTTTTGGCGAAGAGCTTAGAGGACTTCAAACATCAAGCTCTTAATATTGTACGCACAATGAACCCCGAGATTATATCAATGTCAGACTGTTTGGATTCATCAATCACATATACCCAATTTTCCATGGCCGTTAATGATGTTGCCCCTAATCTTTTAAATCCCTTGAAAATGCTAATGGAACATGTTCTTTATATGGATAGAGATCTCGTAGACGCGGACGTTCTTCAACCAATCTCAAATCCTACTAAAATTGTAAATGAATCTGAGCTATCGCAGTTAGCAACTTTTTTACCGAAGGAGATTGTTTTCTCCAGGTTCCAGAAATTATATGTTGGAAGGGAATCGGGCTTTTCTATGAGATCTTTCCAATCTAAGGTCTTCAAGTGGATGGCACCTACGATATTATTCGTAGAGGGTATGAGAATTCGTGACGAggacgatgaagatggcGATGCTTATGCCGTGAAAAATCCAAGGTATAGAAACTTTCTGCAAGAATATGGTAAGTTAAAAAGTGAAGATCAACATTTGGATACGTTAAGTAAGAAAAAACGAAAATTGTTATTTGCTGTTTGTATTCGCGACCCATGGAAAGTATCAAATAAAGATTTGTTTGGTGATTCGTCTACAAAAATTATCCAACTTCATCCAAGACAAGAGATCTTCGATGCGGACCCATTCAAGACAGGAAACGTATATTTCAACACTGTTGGGGGAGGTATAGGTATTGGTAGCTCTCAACCTATCATCAAAGCTAACGGTAAAAAATACTTCCCAGGAAATGTTTCACTTACTATTGATTCATCTCTCGAGTTCGGTATATTTAGACATTTGGGAGCAGGTGGGAGTTTTAAGCCTGGCCGTCTAATAAGTGGACGTGGAGAAGAACGGAATTCGTTCGAATACCGATTCATAATCCAAGATGTAGAAGTGTGGGGATGCGGAGGAGAAAAAGAGCTCGAAGAGCAAGTAAAGCAATGGCAATGGGAAGAGGCCGAAGCCAAAAGAAGGCAAAAGATCAACTTACAAAGCATGGGAGAAGATCGTGCATTATTGGAAATGGCAGGTCTTGTAGGGCAACATCAAAGCGGTGGATCTATTTAA